In Nicotiana tabacum cultivar K326 chromosome 17, ASM71507v2, whole genome shotgun sequence, one DNA window encodes the following:
- the LOC142171618 gene encoding small ribosomal subunit protein uS5c-like has product MAAASASLSTFSSLSLHTTPSRFSPFQSQSFFLPKPIHLSKLKPITANSTTVETTFFDNTDPEEISTFDPPERPEDFIEPPSFDDGPLESEDDIAKAYEELYGPAYSGETFLGNDIYTMDSKVKKTTGFGKTKKEKAKDGFDERVVQVRRVTKVVKGGKQLHFRAIVVVGDKKGQVGVGVGKAKEVIAAVQKSAVNARRNIITVPMTKYLTFPHRSEGDFGAARVMLRPAAPGTGVIAGGAVRIVLEMAGVENALGKQLGSNNALNNARATVVAVQQMRQFSEVAQDRGIPMEELWK; this is encoded by the exons ATGGCAGCAGCATCTGCTTCGCTCTCCACCTTCTCTTCCCTCTCTCTACACACAACCCCTTCTCGTTTTTCACCCTTTCAATCCCAATCATTCTTCCTCCCTAAACCCATCCACCTATCAAAACTCAAGCCCATAACAGCCAATTCCACAACCGTCGAAACCACTTTCTTTGACAACACAGACCCAGAAGAAATTTCCACTTTTGATCCTCCAGAACGCCCTGAAGACTTCATAGAACCACCCTCTTTCGACGATGGCCCCTTAGAATCCGAAGACGACATTGCAAAAGCTTATGAAGAGCTTTATGGGCCAGCTTACAGTGGAGAGACTTTCCTTGGGAATGACATTTATACAATGGACTCTAAGGTGAAAAAGACAACTGGGTTTGGGAAAACTAAGAAAGAGAAGGCCAAAGATGGGTTTGATGAGAGAGTGGTGCAAGTGAGGAGAGTTACTAAGGTTGTTAAAGGTGGGAAGCAATTGCATTTTAGAGCAATTGTGGTTGTGGGTGATAAGAAAGGGCAAGTGGGTGTTGGAGTTGGTAAGGCTAAAGAGGTGATTGCTGCTGTCCAAAAGTCCGCTGTTAATGCTAGGAGGAATATCATTACTGTCCCTATGACTAAGTACTTGACTTTCCCCCACAG ATCTGAGGGAGACTTTGGAGCAGCAAGGGTGATGCTTAGACCAGCAGCCCCTGGTACCGGAGTTATTGCTGGTGGTGCTGTGCGGATTGTTCTCGAAATGGCTGGCGTTGAGAATGCCTTGGGTAAGCAACTTGGGAGTAACAATGCCCTCAACAATGCAAGAGCCACTGTTGTAGCTGTTCAGCAAATGAGGCAATTTAGTGAAGTTGCTCAAGACCGTGGGATTCCTATGGAAGAACTATGGAAATGA